The genomic DNA gtacggaccagtatggaccagtacggaccagtacggaccagtacagaccagtTAGAACCAGCATGGGGCACTAGAACCCCATAGAACCCCATAGAACCCCATAGAACCCAGTGCTCGTGCTCGCAGTGCTCGGCTCACACGCAGAGACAGATGCCTGCAACCACTCTAAACCAGTACAAAcaaccagtataaaccagtataaaccagttAGAACCAGTATGGACCAGCTACaaccagtacagaccagtatgAACCAGTACAGAGCACTATaacccagtacagcccagtcTAACCCAGAGCGCTCGCACTCgcagtgctcagcacagacacagacagagaTGCCTGgaaccagtacaaaccagtagaaaccagtacaaaccagtataATAAACCAGTTAGAACCAGTATAGACCAGTTAGaaccagtatagaccagtatgAACCAGTACAGAGCACTATaacccagtacagcccagtcTAACCCAGTGTAACCCAGAGCGCTCGTGCTCAgctcagacacagagacagaTGCCTGGAACCAGTAAGCACCAGTAAGCACCAGTAAGCACCAGTATAATAAACCAGTGGGGGTGACCGTGGCACACTGTAACCCCGTGTGCCCCAGTGTaagcccagcccagtgctcccagtataacccagttTGCCCAGTGCCTCACTGCCCCACAAGCCCTGGACTCGCCTCTGCAGGTCCAGTTCTCCCAGTTCGCCCAGTTCGCCCAGTTTGTccctcccagttctcccagttctcccagtttgtccctcccagtgctcccagtttgtCCAGTTTGtccctcccactgctcccagttCGCCCAGTttgtccctcccagtgctcccagtttgtccctcccagtgctcccagttcctggGCCCTGCCACTTCCTGTTtacatcccagtgctcccagttccatACTGGGACATTCCCAGTttgtccctcccagtgctcccagttccgTACTGGTTTCTgtcccagtttatcccagtttatcccagtctGTTCCAAtctgtccctcccagtgctcccagtctcAAACTGGGAcgtccctcccagtgccagacTGGGACCAGTttgtccctcccagtgctcccagttccatACTGGTTTCtgtcccagtccatcccagtccctcccagtccatcccagtccatcccagtccctcccactttatcccagtccatcccagtccctcccagtccatcccagtccctcccagttcatcccagtccctcccagtccctcccagtttatcccagtttatcccagtccctcccagtttatcccagtccctcccagtccctcccagtttatcccagtccctcccagtttatcccagtccctcccagtccctcccagtttatcccagtttatcccagtccctcccagtttatcccagtccctcccagtccctcccagtccctcccagtttatcccagtccctcccagtttatcccagtccctcccagtccctcccagtttatcccagtccctcccagtccatcccagtccctcccagttcatcccagtccctcccagtccctcccagtccatcccagtccctcccagtccctcccagtccctcccagtccctcccagtttatcccagtccctcccagtccctcccagtttatcccagtccctcccagtccctcccagtccctcccagtccctcccagttcatcccagtccctcccagtccctcccagtttatcccagtccctcccagtccctcccagtccctcccagtccctcccagtccctcccagtccctcccagttcatcccagtccctcccagcccctcccagtttatcccagtccctcccagtttatcccagtccctcccagtccctcccagtttatcccagtccctcccagtttatcccagtccatcccagtccgTACCACAGGTGACCTTGgccgggggctcgggggggtcctgggggggctCTCGGTGGGGGAGGGGCCCCTGCGGCCGCCGGGAATTTCGGGAATTTCGGGAATTTCGGGAGTTCCGGGCGCTGCGCTTGCGCTTCCCTGAGCTGGAACCTGAGTGACCAATGAGGGACCAggagtgaccaatgagtgaccaatgagtgaccaatgagtgaccaatgagtgaccaacagtgaccactgagtgaccaatgagtgaccactgagtgaccaatgagtgaccaacagtgaccaatgagtgaccaatgagtgaccaacagtgaccaatgagtgaccaatgagtgaccactgagtgaccattGAGTGACCAacagtgaccactgagtgaccactgagtgaccaacagtgaccaatgagtgaccaatgagtgaccactgagtgaccactgagtgaccaatgagtgaccattgagtgaccactgagtgaccaatgagtgaccaatgagGGACTAggagtgaccaatgagtgaccaatgagtgaccaatgagtgaccatTGAGTGACCAAcagtgaccaatgagtgaccatGAGTGACCAttgagtgaccaatgagtgaccatTGAGTGACCAacagtgaccactgagtgaccaatgagtgaccactgagtgaccactgagtgaccactgagtgaccaatgagtgaccactgagtgaccactgagtgaccaatgagtgaccatTGAGTGACCAACAGTGACCAttgagtgaccaatgagtgaccaatgagtgaccatTGAGTGACCAttgagtgaccaatgagtgaccaatgagtgaccaatgagtgaccactgagtgaccaatgagtgaccaatgagtgaccaatgagtgaccatTGAGTGACCAAcagtgaccaatgagtgaccaatgagtgaccaatgagtgaccaatgagtgaccactgagtgaccaatgagtgaccaatgagtgaccaatgagtgaccatTGAGTGACCAAcagtgaccaatgagtgaccaatgagtgaccaatgagtgaccaatgagtgaccattgagtgaccaatgagtgaccaacAGTGACCAATGGGTGACCAATGGGTGACCAATGGGtgacccccagcaccccatgGCCACCTCCCAAAAGTGTCCCCAAAGTGACCCCAAAATGCCCTAAACTGACCCCAAAGTGccccaaagccaccccaaagtgccccaaagtgtccccaaagtgccccaaagtgtccccaaagtgtccccaaatTGACCCCAAGTgccccaaggtgtccccaaggtgcccCAAACTGCCCCCAAAGGCCCCAAACCGAACCCAAAATGCCCAAAATTgaccccaaaatgccccaaagtGACCCCCAActccccagagtgtccccagagtgtccccaaaGTGCCCCAAAGtgccccagagtgtccccaaagtgcccccaaagtgccccaaagtgtccccaaagtgtccccagagtgtccccgAGTGTCCCCAGGGTTCCTCACCTGTCTCCCAGTGCTcggggcggggctggggggggctCGGGCAGGTgccccccagggcagggacacaggggacgCGCTCGGGGGAcactgcagaggggacagaggggacacctGTGAgtgatggggacagaggggacactgagggacacagggggacacaggggacagaggggacacctGTGAgtgatggggacagaggggtggcactggaggacACAGGTGACACGCTCAGGGGACactggagggacagagggacacaggggacacctgTGAGTGAtggggacactgcggggacaTCAAGGTGACAGTGGGGGACAACAGAGTGACACTGGGGCGGCTTTAggggcactgcaggcacaggagaggggacacaggggggtGGCAGGTGCAAGGGGGGACATGGGTGACAACGAGGGGGTGAcaagggtggggacagggaggtggcacCAAAGGGACACAGCAGCTTTGGGGTGACACAGAGACACACTTGGGGGGgtgtggcagcactgggaggtgACACCGAGGTGGCTTCGGCCACTTTAGGCTGACACAGAGGGGGTGtgggtgacacagaggggacacacagaggggcacagggaggtgacacagggaggtgacactgaggtgacacagaggggacacacagggaggtgacacacaggtgacacacaggtgacacacaggtggcACACAGGTGACACTCACCAGGCCGCGGTCTCTTGAGGCTGACACACCTGAGCAGGTCGTgccaggggacacacagggacagagggaacacacagggaggtgacacacaggtgacacacagggaggtgacacacagggaggtggcacacaggtgacactgaggtgacacacaggtggcACACAGGTGACACTCACCAGGCCTTGGTCTCTTGAGGCTGACACACCTGAGCAGGTCGTGCcgggggacacacaggggacacacaggggacacacagggaggtgacacccaggtgacacacagggaggtgacacacaggtgacactgaggtgacacagaggggacactgaggtgacacacaggtgacactcaCCAGGCCGCGGTCTCTTCAGGCTGACACACCTGAGCAGGTCGTGCcgggacacacacaggggacacacaggggacacacagggaggtgacacacagggacacacaggtgacactcaCCAGGCCGCGGTCTCTTCAGGCTGACACACCTGAGCAGGTCGTGCcgggacacacagggacacacagggacacacacagggaggtgacacccaggtgacacacagggaggtgacacccaggtgacactgaggtgacactgaggtgacacacaggtgacactcaTCAGGCCGCGGTCTCTTGAGGCTGACACACCTGAGCAGGTCGTGCcgggacacacacaggggacacacaggggacacacagggaggtgacacacagggacacacaggtgacactcaCCAGGCCGCGGTCTCTTCAGGCTGACACACCTGAGCAGGTCGTGCcgggacacacagggacacacagggacacacacagggaggtgacacccaggtgacacacagggaggtgacacccaggtgacactgaggtgacacacaggtgacacacaggtgacactcaCCAGGCCGCGGTCTCTTCAGGCTGACACACCTGAGCAGGTCGTGCCGGGCCAGCAGCCGCAGCAGCTGCCGCAGCTGGCCCAGGTCCCCCTCGTGGCACAGccccctcctctccagctccagcagcagctccagcgcGTCCCGGGGCTCCCTGCGCCCCCTCGGGGCCGCCGCGCCGCTGTCGCCGCTGtcccccgcgctgtccccggcCCGCAGCGCCTCGTCCAGCAGGAAGCTCAGCACGGCCGCCTCGCTGTGCGTGAGCTGCGCCGCCACCACCTCGAAGAGGCGGTGCAGGGACAGCATCCCGTAGAAGTCCAggcactcctcctcctcccacgGGGACATGGCGGCGACAGCGCTGTCACCAACGCTGCCGCGGCGCTGGTGGTGGCGGCCGCCGTCACCGCCCGCCCTGTGCGGGGAGTGCAGCTGCGACAGCGCCCGCAGGGACTCCACGGTGACAGGGGGTGCTGGCAcctgggacacaggggacaatgtGACAACGACCTGGTGGCacctgggggacaggggacagtgacaggagaTGGTGGCaccagggggacagggggacaggccCTGCTCGCTCCGGGTGCCGTCACCTCCTCCCCACCCGTTCCTGGTAAAATCggtgaaaaaatggaaaaattgaGACCCGAAATGGGGGGGATGATGGTTTTGGAGTGTCCGTGAAGGGACGGAGAACTTCAGAGATACTCGGGGGGGGTCCCTTCGTGAAGATCCCCAAAACTCCTCAGGGAACCCTTAAAAACTTCCAGGGCACCCTCAAAGCCCCTCAGGACACCCTCAAAGCCCCTCAGGGGACCCTCGGTGGGTGTTGTCCCTCACAAACCCCCTCAGAACCCTCAGAGATCCCCTCAGAACCCCTCGGGTCCCCTCACAGATCCCCCCAGAGTCCCCTCAGGGATCGTTTCCCCTCAGAAACCTCCTCAGAATCTCCCAGATCCCCTCACCGGGGCTGTTTCCCCTCACGGATCCCCTCAGGACCCCCTCGGTGGAGTTTTCCCCTCACAAACCCCTCCTAAAGccccctcagctgctgtttCCCCTCACAGACCCCCTCAGGGCAGGGTTTCCCCTCACGGATCCCTTCAGAACCCATCAGGGGCTGTTTCCCCTCACAAACCCCTCAGAACCCTTTCCAAAGCCCCCTCAAGGGCTGTTTCCCCTCACAGATCCCCCTCAGGGGCTGTTTCCCCTCACAAATCTCCTCAGAACGCCCCAGATCCCCTCAGGGACCCTCTCAGGGACTGCTGCCCCCCAGAActcctcccacagccccctcAAGCGCTGTTTCCCCTCACAAACCCCTCTCAGAGCCCCCTCAAGGGCTGTTTCCCCTCACAGATCCCTCTCGAGCGCTGTTTCCCCTCACAGATCCCTCTCAGAGCCCCCCTCGGGGGCTGTTTCCCCTCACAGATCCCTCTCGGAGCCCTCTCAAGCGCTATTTCCCCTCACAGATCCCTCTCAGAGCCCTCTCGAGCGCTGTTTCCCCTCACAAACCCCTCCCAGAGTCCCCTCCCCGCCCCTCAGGGCCGCCCTTCCCCTCACGGCTCGCCCTTCCCGGGGGTCCCCCCCGTCCCACGCACCCCCCAAGGGGGTCCCGGGACTCCTCTCCCCTCACCggctccgccgcctccgccgcccGGATCCTTCTGGCACCTTCGATGGTTCCGCGCACGCGCCggcccccgcccctccccccgcggccccgccccccaCCACACGCGGCCGCCGCGCGCCCGCCCACGTGACCCACGTGCGTGGGCGGGGCCTGAGGTGCCGGTCACGCCCACTCCGCCTCTAGGCCACGCCCACTCCGGGTCGAGAACGGCGGGGGGTTCCCGGTGTTTAATTGGGGAGGGGTCCAGGGGTTTAATTGGGGTCTCTGTGTTTAATTAAGGCATCTCAGGACTTAATTGGGATCCGAGGGCTTAATTGGGGTCTTTGTGTTTTAATTGGGGGGGTCTCTGTTTATATGGGGGCTTCTAGGGTTTAATTGGGGTCCTAGGACTTAATTGGAGAGGGCTCCCAGTGTTTAATTCGGGTCCCGGGGTTTAATTGGGGTCCCCGTAATTaattggggaggggtcccagggCGTAACTGGGGTCTCTTTGTTTAATTGGGGAGCCCCAGTGTTTAACTGAGGAGGGGGGGGTCTCTGTTAGTTAGAGATCTCTGTTAATTAGGAGTCCCTGTTAATTGGGGTCTCTGTTTATGGGAGGGGTCCCAGGGCTTAAATGGGGTCTCTGTGTTAATTGGGGATGAGTCTCTGTTAATGACGAGGGGGGGTCCCGGGTGATttttggggggtcccggggcaGTCCTGGACTCGCGGGGGGCGGGGCGGAAGCGGCGCCGCCGTCCCGAGGGGCGGGGAAATGAAAAACGCCGGTCACGCCCCCTGCGGTGAGGCCACACCCATAAACACGCCCCTGGGCTGGCCACACCCCCGCGTGCGGCCGCACGTGCCCAGCCGCGTGTGAACACACGTGAGGCAACCCTGGCCACGCCCACCAAACCCAGCACATGCGCAGTGCAACGAGAAAGGCGTTAGCAACACAAGCCGCGCCCCTTATGGGCGTGTCGCGCTCGCTGATTGGTCAGCGCGTGTTCTCCCTTAAAAAACggcccaaaccaccccaaaaacgGCCCTGGGACCGCAAAAATCGAACCAGGACCTTCAAAAAACAACCGGGAACCCCCAGAACCGCCATGAAACACCAAAAATACGCCCGCAGCCCCCCCGAGTCCCCTGAAAACGCCTCCGGAACCCCAAATATTCGCcggaaaagagaaaaggggcaGAAAATGCCGGCGAATTGTTGGAGGGTCCTCGGGAAGGTCCGGAGGATCTTGGGGGGGGTCTCAGGGCCGGGTCGGGATCACGGAAGTGACCGAGAAACAGCACGCAGGGCATTGCGGGATCAACCCGGAACTAACGCACGCCGCTGATTGGCTGTCGCTGAGCAACGACCGCGCAGAGCCCGCTGGGAGGCCGCTGCTGATTGGCTGCGGAAGTAAAGCCAAACTGAGCGTTGCTAAGCAACGCGTGCGTGAAGAACGCCGGGAGCCGAACGCTGATTGGCTGCTGCCGGGTAAAGCGCGAGAGGGACGACGGGAAATGGAGGCGCGGCGGCACCGCAAGGAACGATGGGATCGCGCGTTGCCAGGCAACGGCGGCGCCAAAGCGGAAGTGCGGCCTAAAGGCCGGGAACGGGCCTGAGACCCCCTAGGACTCCCCCAAAACCTCTCCCGGGGGCGGAGCCGCCGTTCCGGTAAATTCGGGGCCTCCCCGAGGATTTCGGGGCCTCCCAGGAGCGCGGAGAGCGGCGGAAGTGTCAAATCTTTATTGGTTATTTCATCCATTTTTATACATTCTCATAGtgaccccccccacccctccccccCGCTATTTACAGGTGTCAATAAGGCTTCAGAGAGAcccctcccccccctccccgcccaTCCTCcaccccccctttcccccctgaacccccaaacCGGGCTCTGCCCCTCCCCCCACGCCCCTGGGGGTTACAATGGGGGGGGAGGGGTTTGgaggggtgtttttggggggtgggggaggagCACaaccctccccctccccccctcGGACAGTACAATACAGGCACTTGGAGAcaccctccccctccccccctccccccaccccctccccgcccctccccccctcccccaggtGGGTCGGGGCCCCCCCCGCCCACCCATTTTTGGTTACATGAAGCGTTTGTACAAGggggaccccccccaaaaaataaaaacaacaacaaaaaaaaccgggaacccctcccctcccccacccccaaaaaccaaaaaaaaatccagagacCCCCCccggggggtgggggaggggctgtgccGGCGGCCCCTCCCCCCGCTTTGCATTCCTGGGGACAAAAATCcggaatttggggttttgtgctTCAGAGCCCGAGCGGGGGGAGGGGTCCTGCCCAAATCTGGGGGGGTCCCGCAGCAATTGGGGGGGGGGTCAAACCCGTTTTGGGGGGGATTTCACCCAAAATCGGGGAATTCCCGCCCGTTTTTGGGAGCTTCACCCGTTTTTGGGGGATTTCACCCaaattttgctgctcctgcccgaTTTTTGGGGGTCACATCCAAACTTTGGGTGGCCACACCCATTTTTGGAGGAGCCACACCcgtttttttggggggtttcacccgttttttggggggtttcaCCCAAAATTTTGGAGCCCCGCCCATTTTAGGGGGTTTCACCtgttttgggggggattttgcCCAAAATTTCGGGAGTTTCACTCaaattttgggggggtcctgcCCATTTCTGGGGAGCTTCACCCATTCTGGGGAGCTCCAACCCAAATTTTAGGGGTTCCCGCCCATTTTTTTGGGGGTCACAGCCATTTTTGGGGAGTTTTACCCGTTTTGAAGGGCTCACACctgttttgggggggtttgacCGTTTTTGGGGGGCGTCCTGCTCAAATTTTGGGGTTCCCGCCCAAATTCGGGGGGTCCCGCCCATTTTTCTGAAGGTCGCACCCATTTTGGGGCGGGGTTTCCCCGTTGTTGGGAAATTTCACCCAAATTTTGGGGGTTCCCGCCTGGGTTTGGGCTGGCCACGCCCATTTTTGAGTGAACACGCCCATTTTTGAATGACTCCGCCCATTTTTGAGCGACCACGCCCATTTTTGAGTGACTCCGCCCATTTTTTAGGGACCACGCCCATTTTTTTGATACCTCACCCATTTTTGGGGCGTTCTCACCCAAATT from Molothrus ater isolate BHLD 08-10-18 breed brown headed cowbird unplaced genomic scaffold, BPBGC_Mater_1.1 matUn_MA717, whole genome shotgun sequence includes the following:
- the DEDD2 gene encoding DNA-binding death effector domain-containing protein 2 produces the protein MSPWEEEECLDFYGMLSLHRLFEVVAAQLTHSEAAVLSFLLDEALRAGDSAGDSGDSGAAAPRGRREPRDALELLLELERRGLCHEGDLGQLRQLLRLLARHDLLRCVSLKRPRPVSPERVPCVPALGGTCPSPPQPRPEHWETGSSSGKRKRSARNSRNSRNSRNSRRPQGPLPHREPPQDPPEPPAKVTCDIRLRVRAEYCEHERALRRGVASSRPRGPGRALDVFGQASGVLKSRDLGSILCDIKFSELSYLEAFWGDYLSGALLEALKGVFLTEGLRRAVGREDVRLLVSVDQDDYEAGRRLLMGAGQGRAGG